Proteins from a single region of Anthonomus grandis grandis chromosome 10, icAntGran1.3, whole genome shotgun sequence:
- the LOC126741276 gene encoding lysosomal Pro-X carboxypeptidase-like produces the protein MRNNSIITKMFWFASNFLWVLFPICMGEQYGYVTKYIDMPLDHFSFTSSVTFKLRYLVNDTYYNDENPIFFYTGNEGDITMFAQNTGFMYDLGKKMNALLVFAEHRFYGETLPFGNESYNSPEKLGYLSAQQALADYVYLIDDLQKQYVKNGSSLTKLPVIAFGGSYGGMLSAYLRMKYPYSVEGAIASSAPIWSLSGLVPCGSFNKILTDVVRTQGSERCVDTIKSSWSAIRSTGTTDAGRATLTEEFRLCSKLNSSSDVNDLVDWISEIYGNLVMVNYPYPTDFLAPLPGHPVKEMCSQIDSVDDPVTAVAKGLKIYTNYTKSVKCNDLNATALPSLGESGWNFQTCTDMVMPMCSTDEDLFENAPWNFEEFSLNCDVMFKVRPRSERVAILEFGGKLIDSASNIVFSNGLLDPWSSGGVMTNVSSQIFAVLIPDAAHHADLRGENPLDSGSVRSAREFHANQISKWVDKFYFKRLPLEAYYEKHASFFKF, from the exons ATGCGGAATAATTCAATAATAACGAAAATGTTCTGGTTTGCCAGCAATTTTTTATGGGTTTTATTCCCGATTTGTATGGGGGAACAGTATGGATACGTCACCAAGTATATCGATATGCCTCTGGACCATTTTAG TTTTACTTCGAGTGTTACGTTTAAGTTACGTTACTTAGTCAACGATACTTACTACAATGATGAAAATCCGATCTTTTTTTACACTGGAAATGAGGGTGATATCACCATGTTTGCACAAAATACCGGATTTATGTACGATCTGGGGAAGAAGATGAACGCTTTGTTGGTGTTTGCTGAACACCG ATTCTACGGTGAAACTCTACCGTTCGGCAACGAATCCTACAACTCACCGGAAAAACTCGGATACCTCAGCGCCCAGCAAGCGTTAGCCGACTACGTCTACCTCATCGATGACCTCCAAAAGCAATACGTGAAGAACGGCAGCTCCCTCACCAAACTGCCTGTGATAGCTTTCGGAGGTAGCTACGGTGGGATGCTCTCGGCTTACCTCAGGATGAAATACCCGTATAGCGTCGAGGGAGCTATCGCTAGCTCAGCGCCCATTTGGTCCCTCTCTGGACTGGTCCCATGCGGAAGCTTCAATAAGATTTTAACGGATGTGGTGAGAACTCAAGGGTCTGAGAGGTGTGTGGATACAATTAAGTCATCTTGGAGTGCCATCAG GTCAACGGGTACAACCGATGCAGGCAGAGCAACTTTAACCGAGGAATTCAGACTGTGTTCAAAGCTAAATTCTTCATCTGACGTCAATGATCTTGTCGACTGGATCAGCGAGATTTATGGTAATTTGGTCATGGTTAACTATCCGTATCCCACGGATTTCTTGGCACCTCTGCCCGGTCATCCAGTAAAAGAAATGTGCTCGCAAATCGATAGTGTAGATGATCCAGTAACCGCTGTGGCCAAAGGGCTGAAGATCTACACCAACTACACCAAGAGCGTCAAATGTAACGACCTCAACGCCACCGCCCTACCGAGCTTAGGAGAATCTGGATGGAACTTCCAG ACCTGCACCGATATGGTGATGCCGATGTGCTCCACCGACGAAGATCTATTCGAGAACGCTCCATGGAACTTCGAGGAGTTTTCCCTGAATTGTGACGTCATGTTTAAGGTACGTCCCAGGAGTGAACGGGTGGCCATCTTGGAGTTCGGAGGGAAACTCATAGATTCTGCCTCTAATATTGTGTTCAGTAATGGATTGTTGGATCCGTGGTCCAGCGGTGGGGTGATGACTAACGTTTCCTCGCAAATTTTCGCGGTTCTTATACCGGATGCGGCCCACCATGCGGATCTACGTGGGGAAAACCCTTTGGACTCCGGTAGCGTGAGGAGTGCCAGGGAGTTTCACGCCAACCAGATTTCCAAGTGGGTggataagttttattttaagcgTTTGCCTTTGGAGGCCTATTATGAGAAGCATGCGagttttttcaagttttag